The Papaver somniferum cultivar HN1 chromosome 3, ASM357369v1, whole genome shotgun sequence genome includes a region encoding these proteins:
- the LOC113357361 gene encoding UPF0481 protein At3g47200-like, producing the protein MAETSHAGEIKEGHGDIENQLDTTQMIYKVPTHVKNKNLTAYEPKVVSMGPYHYGKPQCKFMEKQKQRAFDNFSIRSGVTLQGYIEQMRKVVKKLKRSYADLDHDKWKDDEKFSKLMILDGCFFIEFWSGAAKAFNKDYPDNDPVFSHRGNAINDNAVREDLLMVENQLPYLAIQMVWLTGPEGRLQKRDAGAISQWIASDIKEQDAGFHMLDTYMEELMQIDKRSIYDKEPGKFCASELYQFNVYFKKAGSYNRLQFDNNTGILTLPIITINEHTVSTYLNMAARASTRESPTAAVFIIYTRLMGTLVQSTKDVRLLQSHGIIINQFSNRDAVLEVIQEMAKGTVSSDNVIVRSNGLSYISIIEDLDKFCKLRRWRKTLYVWFSNLTETHFKTPWSGLSLIAAITLLVLTIIQTVYAILSFIKPDTQGNGQGRG; encoded by the exons ATGGCAGAAACTTCACATGCCGGTGAGATAAAAGAAGGCCATGGCGATATAGAGAATCAGCTGGATACAACTCAAATGATCTACAAGGTCCCAACTCAtgtgaaaaacaaaaacttaaCTGCATACGAGCCAAAGGTAGTGTCGATGGGTCCTTATCACTACGGCAAACCTCAATGCAAGTTCATGGAAAAGCAAAAACAAAGAGCTTTCGACAATTTCTCCATTAGATCTGGAGTGACCCTCCAAGGCTATATTGAACAAATGAGGAAAGTAGTGAAAAAACTGAAGAGGTCCTATGCTGATCTGGACCATGATAaatggaaagatgatgagaagttTAGTAAGCTCATGATTCTTGATGGATGCTTCTTCATCGAATTCTGGTCTGGTGCTGCCAAGGCATTTAATAAAGATTACCCCGATAATGATCCCGTTTTCAGCCATCGTGGAAATGCAATAAACGATAATGCTGTGAGGGAAGACTTGCTCATGGTTGAGAATCAATTACCTTACCTGGCTATTCAGATGGTGTGGTTGACTGGTCCAGAGGGAAGACTACAAAAGCGG GACGCGGGTGCTATCTCCCAATGGATTGCCTCTGACATCAAGGAGCAGGATGCAGGCTTTCATATGCTCGACACATATATGGAAGAATTAATGCAAATAGATAAGAGAAGCATATATGATAAAGAGCCGGGGAAATTTTGTGCTTCAGAGCTTTACCAGTTTAATGTGTATTTCAAAAAAGCTGGAAGCTATAACAGACTGCAGTTCGATAATAATACTGGAATCCTTACCCttcccatcatcaccatcaacgAACACACTGTATCTACTTATCTCAATATGGCTGCACGGGCTTCTACACGTGAATCGCCGACAGCCGCAGTATTTATCATCTATACTCGACTCATGGGAACTCTGGTACAGTCGACTAAGGATGTTAGATTGCTTCAATCCCACGGGATCATAATTAATCAATTCAGTAACCGTGATGCTGTTCTGGAGGTGATACAGGAAATGGCCAAGGGCACAGTTAGTTCAGATAATGTGATCGTGAGGAGTAATGGATTATCTTACATATCGATCATAGAGGACCTAGACAAGTTTTGCAAATTGAGGAGGTGGAGGAAAACCTTGTATGTTTGGTTTTCTAACCTCACAGAGACTCACTTTAAAACTCCATGGTCTGGACTCTCTTTGATAGCGGCAATTACTCTCTTGGTACTCACTATTATTCAGACTGTTTATGCAATCCTCTCATTTATCAAACCAGACACACAAGGAAACGGCCAAGGGCGCGGTTAG